From one Mobula birostris isolate sMobBir1 chromosome 20, sMobBir1.hap1, whole genome shotgun sequence genomic stretch:
- the LOC140185367 gene encoding zinc-binding protein A33-like, translating to MASKEQVESLSEEAICSFCLDFFTDPVSLECAHNFCRSCITQYWEKEERNSCPECREEIADRTLRVNRALANLVEKIRNLNLNQKGKEGKLHWEEHEEELKLFCETDKTLICLICRDAQEHREHRFLPIKEAVKIYKDQLKYSLDSLTKKKSDFQEKEQQQKEKISGVREQSQSVQTHITSQFAELRQIITEKEQSLLRDLREEEERILNRMEKNIREIQENIGWIQEEISKLKEQMDQKDSVIFLKVETSRNRRINDDVQEYSVTDETLPVEKFVHPYLLNTVLREALDAINRVSVTLDVETAHPCLQVSEDRKSVRWTRTQRNLPDTRKRFTYWACVLGSEGFTSGRHYWEVEVTGNRDWCLGVAAESVEREGWFRLSPETGFWVIGRVGDVLHRDCDVFDDEFPSPESRIPAGPIPGTVGVYLSYQSGTVSFYNAETKSRLHTFTGNKFTGKLYPLFMTGDGNQWLRICSGSAPGL from the exons ATGGCTTCGAAAGAACAGGTCGAGAGTTTGAGCGAGGAGGCAATTTGTTCATTCTgcctggatttcttcacagatCCGGTGTCGCTGGAGTGCGCGCACAACTTCTGTCGCTCTTGTATCACACAGTATTGGGAAAAGGaggagagaaactcctgcccggagtgtagagaggagattgcagaccgcaccctcagggtcaatcgggcCTTAGCAAATCTGGTTGAAAAAATTCGAAATTTAAACCTGAatcagaaagggaaggaaggtaaACTTCACTgggaggaacatgaggaagaactgaaGCTGTTCTGTGAAACGGACAAGACACTGATCTGTCTGATCTGTAGAGATGCGCAGGAACACAGAGAGCACCGCTTCCTGCCGATTAAAGAAGCTGTTAAAATCTACAAG GATCAGCTAAAATAttccttagactctctcacaaaaaagaaatcagacttccaggaaaaggagcagcaacagaaagagaagatttcCGGAGTTCGG GAACAGTCACAAAGCGTTCAGACCCACATCACGTCTCAGTTTGCAGAACTGCGCCAGATTATCACTGAGAAAGAGCAGAGCTTACTCAGGGATCTCagggaggaagaggagaggaTTCTAAATCGAATGGAGAAAAATATTCGAGAGATTCAAGAGAATATCGGGTGGATTCAGGAGGAAATCTCAAAGTTAAAGGAACAGATGGATCAAAAAGACAGTGTGATATTTCTCAAG gtGGAAACTAGTAGGAACAGGAG GATTAATGATGATGTCCAGGAATATTCAGTGACAGATGAGACCCTACCAGTGGAAAAATTTGTTCACCCCTATTTGTTGAACACAGTGCTGAGAGAAGCACTTGATGCCATTAATCGag tctctgtcactctggatgtggaaacggcgcATCCGTGTCTCCaggtgtctgaggatcggaagagtgtgagaTGGACCCGGACCCAGAGGAATCTCCCTGACACCAGGAAGAGATTCACATACTGGGCTTgtgtgctgggatcggagggattcacatcggggagacattactgggaggtggaggtgacgggGAATCGGGACTGGTGTCTGGGAGTCGCCGCAGAGTCCGTGGAGCGGGAGGGATGGTTCAGACTGAGTCCGGAGACCGGATTCTGGGTCATCGGGCGGGTTGGTGACGTGTTACATCGGGATTGTGACGTGTTCGATGACGAGTTCCCCTCCCCTGAGTCCCGTATCCCTGCCGGTCCCATCCCCGGGACggtgggagtttatctcagttaccagtccgggacagtttcattttacaacgcggagaccaagtcccgtctccacaccttcactgggaataaattcacggGGAAACTTTATCCTCTCTTCATGActggggatggaaaccagtggctgagaatctgctccGGTTCCGCTCCGGGTCTGTAA